One genomic region from Streptomyces sp. NBC_01431 encodes:
- a CDS encoding endonuclease translates to MKRTADVTAELLREYGRTYAQEAGITLRDKPSPLYQLLVLTVLCSTRIKADIATDAARELFRARLRTPRTMAATDWQTIVDALGRAHYVRYDESTATALLKGAELLLDRWRGDLRRMRDEADGEPQRLRELLQEVPRIGPVGADIFCREVQGIWPELRPFFDERARSTAASLGLPATSKGLAGLVPAGDLPRLAAALVRSGLEH, encoded by the coding sequence GTGAAGAGGACCGCGGACGTGACGGCCGAGCTGCTGCGTGAGTACGGCCGGACGTATGCGCAGGAGGCCGGAATCACGCTTCGCGACAAGCCGTCGCCGCTGTACCAGCTGCTCGTACTGACCGTGCTGTGCTCGACCCGGATCAAGGCGGACATCGCGACCGACGCCGCGCGTGAGCTGTTCCGCGCGCGTCTGCGTACCCCTCGCACCATGGCGGCGACCGACTGGCAGACCATCGTCGACGCGCTCGGCCGGGCCCACTACGTCCGCTACGACGAGAGCACCGCCACCGCCCTGCTCAAGGGAGCCGAACTGCTCCTCGACCGATGGCGCGGTGACCTGCGCCGCATGCGCGACGAGGCGGACGGCGAACCCCAGCGGCTGCGTGAGCTGCTTCAGGAGGTGCCACGGATCGGCCCTGTCGGCGCCGACATCTTCTGCCGCGAGGTGCAGGGGATCTGGCCCGAGCTTCGCCCGTTCTTCGACGAACGCGCCCGATCCACCGCCGCCTCACTCGGCCTGCCCGCCACCTCCAAGGGCCTGGCCGGACTTGTCCCGGCGGGCGACCTGCCACGACTGGCCGCGGCACTCGTCCGCTCCGGCCTGGAGCACTGA
- a CDS encoding family 2B encapsulin nanocompartment shell protein has product MTIETSPEAELEAPRRNSLSTAAARNLATTAKSAPQMQEITSRWLLRMLPWVEVKGGAYRVNRRLSYAVGDGLIEFVQDGADARVIPRELGELALLRGFEDVEVLTAIADRCVQRDFRAGEVLVRHGAPAEQIHLIAHGRIQQTSVGQYGDEIAVAVLADGQHFGENALLDADATWDYTATAETGGTLLTLSRADFAAVVSAAPGLQAHIERFGALPRQRQNRHGEAEIAMSAGHVGEAQLPGAFVDYELRPREYELSVAQTVLRVHTRVADLYNGPMNQTEEQLRLTIEALRERQEHELINNREFGLLHNADFKQRIQTHSGPPTPDDLDELLCRRRGTRMFLAHPRTIAAIGREFNARGIYPDQVELCGEQVRAWRGVPILPCDKIPISRESTSSILAMRIGEDNQGVIGLHQTGLPDEHEPGLSVRFMGMSEQAISSYLVTAYYSAAILVPNALGVLENVQIARRRD; this is encoded by the coding sequence ATGACGATTGAGACCAGCCCCGAAGCGGAGCTGGAGGCGCCTCGGCGGAACAGTCTGAGCACCGCGGCTGCCCGCAACCTTGCCACCACGGCCAAGTCCGCTCCGCAGATGCAGGAGATCACCTCTCGCTGGCTGCTGCGGATGCTCCCCTGGGTGGAGGTCAAGGGCGGTGCCTACCGGGTGAACCGTCGGCTGAGTTACGCCGTCGGCGATGGGCTCATCGAATTCGTCCAGGACGGCGCCGACGCCCGGGTGATCCCCCGTGAGCTGGGCGAACTGGCCCTGCTGCGTGGCTTCGAGGACGTCGAGGTACTGACCGCGATCGCTGACCGGTGCGTCCAGCGCGACTTCCGCGCCGGTGAGGTGCTCGTCCGGCATGGAGCCCCCGCGGAACAGATCCACTTGATCGCCCACGGCCGGATCCAGCAGACCTCCGTCGGCCAGTACGGTGACGAGATCGCCGTCGCCGTGCTGGCCGACGGCCAGCACTTCGGCGAGAACGCCCTTCTGGACGCCGACGCCACCTGGGACTACACCGCCACGGCCGAGACCGGCGGCACCCTGCTCACGCTGTCCCGCGCGGACTTCGCAGCAGTGGTTTCCGCGGCGCCGGGCCTCCAGGCTCACATCGAACGGTTCGGCGCCCTTCCCCGGCAGCGACAGAACCGGCACGGCGAGGCCGAGATCGCGATGTCGGCCGGTCACGTCGGAGAAGCCCAACTCCCGGGCGCCTTCGTCGACTACGAGCTTCGCCCACGCGAGTACGAGCTGTCCGTCGCGCAGACGGTGCTGCGGGTCCATACGAGGGTCGCCGACCTCTACAACGGGCCGATGAACCAGACCGAGGAACAGCTCAGGCTCACCATCGAGGCGCTGCGAGAGCGCCAGGAGCACGAGCTGATCAACAATCGGGAGTTCGGCCTGCTCCACAACGCCGACTTCAAGCAGCGGATCCAGACCCACTCGGGCCCGCCCACCCCGGACGACCTCGACGAGCTCCTCTGCCGTCGCCGCGGCACCAGGATGTTCCTCGCCCACCCCCGGACGATCGCCGCCATCGGGCGCGAGTTCAACGCCCGTGGGATCTACCCCGACCAAGTCGAGCTCTGCGGGGAGCAGGTGCGGGCCTGGCGCGGCGTTCCGATCCTGCCGTGCGACAAGATCCCCATCAGCAGGGAAAGCACCAGCTCGATCCTCGCCATGCGCATCGGCGAGGACAACCAGGGCGTCATCGGTCTGCACCAGACCGGCCTGCCGGACGAGCACGAACCCGGTCTGTCGGTCCGCTTCATGGGCATGAGCGAGCAGGCGATCTCCTCGTACCTGGTCACCGCCTACTACTCCGCCGCCATCCTGGTGCCCAACGCGCTCGGCGTGCTGGAGAACGTGCAGATCGCCCGCAGGCGCGACTAG
- a CDS encoding family 2 encapsulin nanocompartment cargo protein terpene cyclase, giving the protein MPEPGAAPVQSSQSADAARLRDRTLASGVEAGTRPALPGPPHVAVPAAPAAAPDTSVPDLAPDADLIERHVPEGAAPAGQLGPALARVLRGPTGLGTTGLRLGRCEEEPPAPESPTQGTPVPGLYHHPVPEPDPVRVEEVGRRIKTWAVNEVQAYPPEWEDQFDGFSVARYMVACHPDAPTIDHLMVAARLMVAENAVDDCYCEDHGGSPVGLGSRLLLAHTALDPLHTTKEYEPEWAASLQSDAPRRAYRSAMEYFNQHATPSQADRFRHDMARLHLGYLAEAAWAETGHVPDVWEYLAMRQFNNFRPCPTITDTVGGYELPADLHAQPAMQRVIALAGNATTIVNDLYSYTKELNSPGRHLNLPVVLAEREDLSDQDAYLKAVEVHNDLMHDFEAEAAAVAAAYPVPSVLRFLRGVAVWVDGNHYWHQTNTYRYSLPDFW; this is encoded by the coding sequence ATGCCCGAGCCTGGTGCTGCCCCTGTGCAGTCGAGCCAGTCGGCCGACGCGGCCCGCCTTCGGGACCGCACCCTTGCCTCCGGCGTCGAAGCCGGTACCCGGCCCGCCCTTCCCGGCCCACCCCATGTCGCCGTCCCCGCCGCACCGGCGGCCGCCCCCGACACGTCCGTACCCGACCTCGCCCCCGATGCTGACCTGATCGAGCGGCACGTACCGGAGGGCGCCGCCCCGGCGGGCCAACTGGGCCCTGCCCTGGCACGCGTCCTGCGCGGCCCGACGGGGCTGGGCACGACCGGTTTGCGGCTGGGCCGGTGCGAGGAGGAGCCCCCTGCGCCCGAGTCACCGACGCAGGGCACCCCCGTGCCGGGTCTCTATCACCACCCGGTGCCGGAACCCGACCCCGTTCGGGTGGAGGAGGTCGGCCGCAGGATCAAGACATGGGCCGTGAACGAGGTCCAGGCCTACCCTCCGGAGTGGGAGGACCAGTTCGACGGCTTCTCCGTCGCGCGCTACATGGTCGCCTGCCATCCCGACGCCCCCACCATCGACCACCTGATGGTCGCCGCACGTCTGATGGTCGCCGAGAACGCGGTGGACGACTGCTACTGCGAGGACCACGGGGGCTCACCCGTCGGTCTCGGCAGCCGCCTCCTACTGGCGCACACGGCCCTCGACCCGCTGCACACCACGAAGGAGTACGAACCGGAGTGGGCCGCCTCGCTCCAGTCGGACGCTCCCCGGCGCGCCTACCGCTCCGCCATGGAGTACTTCAACCAGCACGCCACCCCCTCCCAGGCCGACCGGTTCCGGCACGACATGGCCCGGCTGCACCTGGGATACCTCGCCGAGGCGGCATGGGCCGAGACGGGCCACGTGCCCGACGTGTGGGAGTACCTGGCGATGCGCCAGTTCAACAACTTCCGCCCCTGCCCCACCATCACCGACACCGTGGGCGGCTACGAACTCCCGGCGGACCTGCACGCCCAGCCCGCCATGCAGCGGGTCATCGCGCTCGCCGGCAACGCCACCACGATCGTCAACGACCTGTACTCCTACACCAAGGAACTCAACAGCCCCGGCCGACACCTGAACCTGCCGGTGGTGCTCGCCGAACGTGAGGACCTGTCCGACCAGGACGCCTACCTCAAGGCGGTCGAGGTCCACAACGACCTCATGCACGACTTCGAAGCCGAAGCCGCCGCGGTGGCTGCCGCGTACCCCGTCCCGAGCGTCCTGCGATTCCTCCGGGGCGTGGCCGTCTGGGTCGACGGCAACCACTACTGGCATCAGACCAACACCTACCGATATAGCCTGCCCGATTTCTGGTAA
- a CDS encoding geranyl diphosphate 2-C-methyltransferase, with protein sequence MTTELTTSTSAFIPAPVSPYQGDIARYWDQEARPVNLRLGDVDGLYHHHYGIGDVDHAALGDVDDSEYEKKLITELHRLESAQAEVLLSHLGSIGRDDMLMDAGCGRGGSMVMAHQRFGCRVEGVTLSAKQAEFANRRAHELGIDDHIRARVCNMLDTPFETGQAAASWNNESSMYVDLDDLFAEHSRVLAVGGRYVTITGCWNPRYGQPSKWVSQINAHFECNIHSRREYMRAMANNRLVPQAVIDLTAATTPYWQLRATSSLVTGIEEAFLNSYADGSFQYLLIAADRV encoded by the coding sequence GTGACCACCGAACTGACCACCAGCACGTCCGCCTTCATCCCCGCCCCGGTGTCGCCCTATCAGGGGGACATCGCCAGGTACTGGGACCAGGAGGCCAGGCCCGTGAACCTGCGTCTCGGGGACGTCGACGGGCTCTACCACCACCATTACGGCATCGGTGACGTCGACCACGCCGCTCTCGGTGACGTCGACGACAGCGAGTACGAGAAGAAACTGATCACCGAGCTCCACCGTTTGGAGTCGGCGCAGGCCGAAGTCCTTCTCAGCCACCTCGGCTCCATCGGGCGTGACGACATGCTCATGGACGCCGGCTGCGGGCGGGGCGGATCGATGGTCATGGCCCACCAGCGGTTCGGATGCAGGGTCGAGGGGGTCACCCTGTCGGCCAAGCAGGCCGAGTTCGCCAACCGGCGCGCCCACGAACTCGGCATCGACGACCACATCCGCGCCCGTGTGTGCAACATGCTCGACACACCCTTCGAGACCGGCCAGGCCGCGGCTTCGTGGAACAACGAGTCGAGCATGTACGTCGACCTCGACGACCTCTTCGCCGAGCACTCCCGCGTTCTTGCGGTCGGCGGCCGCTACGTCACCATCACCGGCTGCTGGAACCCGCGTTACGGGCAGCCCTCGAAGTGGGTCTCCCAGATCAACGCGCACTTCGAGTGCAACATCCACTCCCGCCGGGAATACATGCGCGCCATGGCCAACAACCGTCTCGTACCGCAAGCGGTCATCGACCTGACGGCCGCGACCACGCCGTACTGGCAGCTGCGGGCCACCTCATCCCTGGTCACCGGCATCGAAGAGGCCTTCCTCAACTCGTACGCGGACGGCTCCTTCCAGTACCTCCTGATCGCCGCCGATCGCGTCTGA
- a CDS encoding S53 family peptidase, giving the protein MHQKRTLRFGRRSAGTASALVSLLALVTGGLLAATPSTAAQQPAASGPHVKQLCAKPATPGTMHCLALARTDVKQHLGISADAAPSGLGPTDLQSAYKLSASAGSGATVAIVDAQDDPNAESDLATYRKTYGLPECTTANGCFKKVDQNGGTSYPTADSGWAGEISLDVDMVSAACPQCHILLVEAKSANMDDLGTAVNRAVTMGAKYVSNSYGGGEDASDLTADSKYFNHPGVAITVSSGDSGYGVEYPAASQYVTAVGGTSLKRDSSSRGWSESVWGSSSGGDGAGSGCSANDPKPSWQKDSGCAKRAVADVSAVADPATGLAVYDSYQASGWNVYGGTSASSPIIASVYALAGTPAAGTTPASYPYAHPGSLNDVTSGANGSCSNYLCKAGTGYDGPTGLGTPNGTAAFTG; this is encoded by the coding sequence GTGCACCAAAAACGAACCCTCAGGTTCGGACGTCGTTCCGCCGGCACCGCGTCCGCGCTGGTGTCCCTTCTCGCCCTCGTCACCGGCGGGCTGCTCGCCGCGACCCCGTCCACCGCCGCCCAGCAACCCGCCGCGTCCGGCCCCCACGTCAAGCAGTTGTGCGCGAAGCCGGCCACGCCCGGCACCATGCACTGCCTGGCGCTGGCCCGTACGGACGTCAAGCAGCACCTCGGCATATCCGCCGACGCCGCCCCCTCCGGCCTCGGTCCGACCGACCTGCAGAGCGCCTACAAGCTGTCGGCCAGCGCCGGATCCGGCGCGACCGTGGCGATCGTCGACGCCCAGGACGACCCCAACGCCGAGTCGGACCTGGCCACCTACCGCAAGACGTACGGTCTTCCGGAGTGCACGACGGCCAACGGCTGCTTCAAGAAGGTCGACCAGAACGGCGGCACCAGCTACCCGACCGCCGACTCCGGCTGGGCCGGTGAGATCTCCCTCGACGTCGACATGGTCAGCGCCGCCTGCCCGCAGTGCCACATCCTGCTCGTCGAGGCCAAGTCGGCCAACATGGACGACCTCGGCACCGCCGTGAACCGCGCCGTCACCATGGGCGCCAAGTACGTCTCCAACAGCTACGGCGGTGGCGAGGACGCCTCCGACCTCACGGCCGACAGCAAGTACTTCAACCACCCGGGCGTCGCCATCACCGTCTCCTCCGGTGACAGCGGCTACGGCGTCGAATACCCGGCCGCCTCCCAGTACGTCACCGCCGTCGGCGGCACCTCGCTGAAGCGCGACAGCAGCTCGCGCGGCTGGTCCGAGTCGGTCTGGGGCAGCAGCTCCGGCGGTGACGGCGCCGGTTCCGGCTGCTCGGCCAACGACCCGAAGCCGTCCTGGCAGAAGGACTCCGGCTGCGCCAAGCGCGCCGTCGCCGACGTCTCCGCGGTCGCCGACCCCGCCACCGGCCTTGCCGTGTACGACAGTTACCAGGCCTCCGGCTGGAACGTGTACGGCGGCACCAGCGCCTCCTCGCCGATCATCGCGAGCGTGTACGCCCTGGCCGGCACCCCGGCCGCGGGTACTACCCCGGCGTCCTACCCCTACGCCCACCCCGGTTCGCTCAACGACGTCACCTCCGGCGCCAACGGCAGCTGCAGCAACTACCTCTGCAAGGCGGGCACGGGCTACGACGGCCCGACCGGCCTCGGCACCCCGAACGGCACCGCGGCCTTCACCGGCTGA
- a CDS encoding polyketide cyclase has protein sequence MDQESVSATLNFAAPAAKVFAVLADPATHASIDGTGWVQDAVDRAPLTEVGQIFRMAMYHPNHPDGDYQTVNKVQVLDTPRAIGWLTGQEKGDGQLEFGGWIWRYDLVPLGPSETEVTLTYDWSAVPRYIRDRGITFPPFGPEHLPNSLNHLAELVCGR, from the coding sequence GTGGACCAGGAGAGCGTGAGCGCCACCCTGAATTTCGCCGCGCCCGCCGCGAAGGTGTTCGCGGTGCTGGCGGACCCGGCCACCCATGCCTCGATCGATGGCACCGGCTGGGTTCAGGACGCGGTCGACCGGGCGCCACTGACCGAGGTGGGGCAGATCTTCCGGATGGCCATGTACCACCCCAACCATCCAGACGGTGACTACCAGACGGTCAACAAGGTCCAGGTGCTCGACACGCCGCGCGCCATCGGCTGGCTGACGGGGCAGGAGAAGGGCGACGGACAGCTGGAGTTCGGGGGCTGGATCTGGCGTTACGACCTGGTGCCGCTCGGTCCGTCCGAGACCGAGGTCACGCTCACCTACGACTGGTCGGCGGTGCCGCGGTACATCCGGGATCGCGGCATCACCTTCCCGCCGTTCGGCCCCGAGCATCTTCCCAACTCGCTGAACCACTTGGCGGAGCTTGTCTGTGGCAGGTGA
- a CDS encoding maleylpyruvate isomerase N-terminal domain-containing protein, translating to MVASRVKDILPEWEAFAHAVKLRRPDSGTWCEAWTVRDVLIHQTGNAEELARVLAAHLAGEPVETRGFDREDPYRALSDPELWSAFTTRCEELTEVTETAARDLAPETTVMWTGRPVTAAFFAEHMREELILHRWDLTGDDSTAVDSLTEPWMTRHSVISVGRPLLARGSAGLDLGPGGRFEGRLRTPGTDDIVVTADADGTSIDFAPAEGPATIESDAAVRALLLWGRRPADPARWHSDAGPEALRSLRTLLSGY from the coding sequence GTGGTCGCATCCCGAGTCAAAGACATCCTCCCGGAGTGGGAGGCGTTCGCCCACGCCGTGAAGCTGCGCCGTCCCGACAGCGGTACGTGGTGCGAAGCGTGGACGGTCCGCGATGTTCTGATCCACCAGACGGGCAACGCCGAGGAACTGGCGCGTGTCCTCGCCGCACACCTGGCCGGCGAGCCGGTCGAGACCCGGGGCTTCGACCGCGAGGACCCCTACCGCGCGCTGTCCGACCCCGAACTGTGGTCGGCGTTCACCACGAGGTGCGAAGAGCTCACCGAAGTCACCGAGACGGCCGCCCGCGACCTGGCGCCGGAGACCACGGTGATGTGGACCGGACGCCCCGTGACCGCGGCGTTCTTCGCCGAACACATGCGAGAAGAACTGATCCTGCACAGGTGGGACCTGACGGGTGACGACAGCACCGCGGTGGACTCACTGACCGAGCCGTGGATGACGCGGCACAGCGTGATCTCCGTCGGGCGGCCCCTGCTGGCCCGGGGCTCGGCGGGCCTGGACCTGGGTCCCGGTGGCCGGTTCGAAGGACGCCTGCGCACACCCGGGACCGATGACATCGTGGTCACCGCCGACGCGGACGGCACGAGCATCGACTTCGCCCCCGCCGAGGGGCCCGCCACCATCGAGAGCGACGCGGCCGTACGCGCCCTTCTCCTGTGGGGCCGGCGCCCGGCCGACCCCGCGCGATGGCACAGCGACGCGGGACCGGAGGCCCTCCGGTCACTGCGAACGCTGCTCAGCGGCTACTGA